The following proteins are co-located in the Maridesulfovibrio sp. genome:
- a CDS encoding substrate-binding domain-containing protein: MKSRNIIQLPGIATLLILIFSALFFAYPVSAADTSGSRKLKIAVIPERGDLDFWILLKKGVTKAATDDGNIKIYWLSPSGLGDFKEQELEVDWCIEHKVDAIVISPVHSLRMKKSINKAMHRGIPVIQMVSKVHGNANTGYVHSDNFKGGRLAAEFLQKELKDSGTIVLGMFIKGNSPVNSRIEGFKAQLKESESKLKIGKAIYVGEEHKRGSSKIRVAMYGTDNPNKKKNVNAVVGFNESSSEILFKTLKDLNKLEGLKFVAFNPDPEMIQGIMDGQITAGVAQDPYEIGRIAVNQATMAARGKEIPDETMTDVYLITKENVSDPEIQEVLGLKERNK, encoded by the coding sequence ATGAAATCACGCAACATTATTCAATTACCCGGAATAGCCACTTTACTAATTCTAATCTTTTCCGCCCTGTTCTTTGCGTATCCCGTTAGTGCAGCAGATACATCCGGCTCTCGAAAACTCAAAATCGCGGTAATTCCGGAACGAGGAGATCTGGACTTCTGGATTCTGTTAAAAAAAGGCGTAACCAAGGCTGCTACCGACGATGGCAACATCAAAATTTACTGGCTTAGCCCTTCAGGACTCGGGGATTTTAAGGAACAGGAACTTGAAGTTGACTGGTGCATTGAGCACAAAGTGGACGCTATAGTTATTTCTCCGGTACATAGCCTGAGAATGAAAAAGTCTATTAACAAAGCCATGCACAGGGGTATTCCTGTTATTCAAATGGTTTCGAAAGTGCACGGAAATGCCAATACAGGATACGTCCACTCCGACAACTTCAAGGGTGGGAGACTCGCTGCTGAATTTCTGCAAAAAGAATTGAAGGACTCCGGAACGATTGTTCTGGGCATGTTTATCAAAGGCAATTCCCCTGTAAACAGCAGGATTGAAGGATTCAAGGCTCAACTTAAAGAATCAGAATCGAAGCTTAAAATAGGCAAAGCCATCTACGTAGGGGAAGAACACAAAAGAGGCTCCTCCAAAATTCGTGTAGCTATGTATGGCACTGACAATCCGAACAAAAAGAAGAATGTTAATGCAGTTGTCGGCTTTAATGAAAGCAGCAGCGAAATCTTATTTAAAACACTTAAGGATTTAAACAAACTTGAAGGACTTAAGTTTGTTGCATTCAACCCTGACCCGGAAATGATTCAGGGGATCATGGATGGTCAAATCACCGCAGGTGTAGCACAGGACCCGTATGAAATAGGGAGAATTGCGGTTAACCAAGCGACAATGGCGGCCAGAGGAAAAGAGATACCAGATGAAACAATGACTGATGTCTACCTGATAACCAAAGAGAATGTCTCAGACCCGGAAATTCAAGAAGTGCTGGGCTTGAAAGAACGAAATAAGTAG
- a CDS encoding flavin reductase, producing MGIAHTLLGGHVDGRPDYLPLVAKPRINSKLSLVAIEIEKGSELHARIMDDAKFSLNIFSGNVLDCLGLTTSLSDKNKCCDGRCVSFYGESDGAPMLEVAPLSLECRIYETVDLNESSFVMAEIISIWTKGVSLKDDYPQPTVENQPIHLSAMKGRMGIIPAF from the coding sequence ATGGGAATTGCTCATACTCTACTTGGCGGCCATGTGGATGGACGCCCTGATTACCTCCCGCTGGTTGCGAAACCACGCATTAACAGTAAGCTGTCTCTTGTTGCAATTGAAATTGAAAAAGGCAGTGAATTGCACGCTCGAATTATGGATGATGCAAAATTCAGCCTGAATATTTTTTCAGGTAACGTTTTGGATTGTTTAGGTTTGACAACTTCCTTGTCTGATAAGAATAAGTGTTGTGACGGACGTTGTGTCAGTTTTTATGGAGAATCTGATGGTGCTCCCATGCTGGAGGTTGCTCCGCTTTCTCTTGAATGCAGGATTTATGAAACCGTCGATTTAAATGAATCTTCCTTTGTCATGGCTGAGATAATAAGCATTTGGACTAAAGGGGTTTCTTTGAAAGATGACTATCCTCAACCTACTGTTGAAAATCAGCCGATTCATTTGTCTGCGATGAAAGGGCGGATGGGAATTATTCCGGCTTTCTAA
- a CDS encoding SLC13 family permease: MNIPPLPNLHALAVLVLTAVALLLFSNKKLPLETSSLLIFLILTVGFELFPYKSDGEIFHAVNFFYGFGNEALIAVCALMIAGQGILRTGSLDPMGRLLSRAWKKSPSISFLLTLLLGAFISAFINNVPVVVLLLPVLISVSLKTGSQASSVLMPMGFSTLLGGTATTIGTSTNLLVVTVAADMGFKRIEMFDFVLPAVIAGSIGILYLWQIAPRIIPKIDITLTDSSPRIFTAHLEVTEDSLLEGSPLSKAFELTDNAMKVATIERGEGKPIYLHPGAILQAGDHLVINDTPEQLKEFERILQGTLYPVGSAVPYDAEHPFEAGDQQIAEIVIYQGSPLSGTTLKDYNFAERTGMTPLAIHRSGKKLKRYLDKISDLKLKVGDILLIQGPRQKISELKKDTNVLILDSTMDLPYSRKAHLAMGIMLVIILTAAFGILPIAISAPCGALLMILTGCITWRDATRALNAQVVLIVVTSLALGKAMLITGGADFLGRLYVALNGDAPAAVIISGLMLLMAVFTNIISNNATAVIGTPIALSIAQQLSLQPEPFVLAVLFGANMSFATPMAYKTNLLVMNAGEYSFSDFLKVGTPLVLIMWITLSIVLPLIYL, from the coding sequence ATGAATATACCTCCACTTCCAAATCTTCATGCTCTTGCTGTACTGGTCTTAACGGCTGTTGCATTACTGTTGTTCAGCAACAAGAAACTTCCACTCGAAACATCAAGTCTACTTATATTCCTGATCCTGACTGTTGGATTCGAACTTTTCCCTTATAAATCTGATGGAGAAATATTTCACGCTGTCAATTTCTTTTACGGTTTCGGTAATGAAGCATTAATTGCGGTATGCGCGCTCATGATTGCCGGACAGGGGATTCTGCGCACAGGATCGCTGGACCCAATGGGCCGTCTGCTGTCCCGGGCGTGGAAGAAAAGCCCTTCTATTTCATTTTTACTGACGCTGCTGCTCGGAGCATTCATCAGTGCCTTTATCAACAATGTTCCCGTGGTGGTTCTCCTGCTGCCGGTCCTCATAAGTGTATCATTGAAAACAGGTTCTCAGGCTTCTTCCGTACTAATGCCCATGGGCTTTTCCACCCTGCTTGGCGGGACCGCAACAACAATCGGGACTTCCACCAACCTGCTGGTCGTTACAGTAGCTGCGGATATGGGCTTCAAACGTATAGAAATGTTTGATTTTGTATTACCGGCAGTCATCGCCGGAAGTATCGGAATTTTGTATCTCTGGCAGATAGCCCCACGCATCATCCCGAAAATTGATATCACCCTGACAGACAGCTCTCCGCGTATATTTACCGCTCATTTGGAAGTTACAGAAGACAGCCTTTTAGAGGGTAGCCCTCTTTCAAAGGCATTTGAACTTACTGATAATGCAATGAAGGTTGCCACCATAGAACGTGGGGAGGGTAAACCGATATACCTGCATCCGGGGGCCATCCTTCAGGCCGGAGACCATCTGGTCATAAACGACACACCGGAACAACTCAAAGAATTTGAGAGAATCCTGCAAGGAACTTTGTATCCTGTGGGCTCAGCGGTTCCATATGACGCCGAGCATCCTTTCGAAGCTGGTGATCAGCAAATTGCTGAAATCGTGATTTATCAAGGATCTCCGCTGAGCGGAACCACCTTAAAAGATTATAACTTTGCAGAAAGAACCGGCATGACTCCGCTGGCCATTCACCGTTCCGGCAAAAAGCTAAAACGCTACTTAGACAAAATCAGCGACTTAAAACTTAAAGTCGGTGATATCCTGTTAATTCAAGGGCCAAGACAAAAGATTTCGGAACTCAAAAAAGATACGAATGTTCTGATTCTAGATTCAACAATGGATCTTCCGTATTCCCGGAAAGCTCACCTTGCAATGGGCATAATGCTGGTAATAATACTTACCGCCGCTTTCGGCATTCTACCCATTGCTATCAGTGCACCATGCGGAGCGCTGCTTATGATCCTGACCGGATGCATTACATGGAGAGACGCCACAAGGGCTTTAAACGCGCAGGTAGTCCTGATCGTTGTGACCAGTTTGGCTCTGGGAAAAGCCATGCTTATAACCGGCGGTGCTGACTTTCTGGGCAGATTGTATGTAGCATTAAACGGAGATGCTCCGGCAGCCGTCATCATTAGTGGACTCATGCTTCTGATGGCAGTTTTCACCAACATTATCTCCAACAACGCTACTGCTGTAATCGGCACCCCCATAGCCCTGTCCATTGCCCAGCAGCTAAGCCTTCAACCGGAACCATTTGTTCTGGCGGTCCTGTTCGGGGCAAATATGAGCTTTGCCACTCCCATGGCCTACAAAACCAATTTATTGGTAATGAACGCCGGGGAATATTCATTTTCGGATTTCTTAAAGGTTGGAACCCCGCTGGTATTAATCATGTGGATTACATTATCAATTGTTCTGCCGTTGATTTATCTCTAG
- a CDS encoding bZIP transcription factor: MGRESKILKSTFWITLLTTLLYAAPALASNGTLNGLNPTDQQVYDDALTLLFKTFILATFIEVSFTTLFDWRFFIKHTYNKGWKTPIIVITLFIFCKSAELDIVQKLINILFGNGHSVNANIDFFLTSMLLAGGSGSMNTLFKKLKLRDPKQRENRFLEAQEEDNLKSENERLKEEIRQLKGETEATSDLPEGGA; this comes from the coding sequence ATGGGCAGAGAATCAAAAATTTTAAAATCAACTTTCTGGATTACTTTATTAACTACCTTGCTTTACGCAGCTCCAGCCCTTGCCTCAAATGGAACTCTGAATGGGCTAAATCCCACTGACCAACAAGTATACGACGACGCCCTTACCTTACTTTTCAAAACCTTCATCCTCGCAACTTTCATAGAAGTCTCCTTCACCACTCTCTTTGACTGGCGGTTCTTTATAAAACACACCTACAATAAAGGTTGGAAAACCCCCATCATCGTCATCACCCTGTTTATTTTCTGCAAATCAGCAGAGCTGGACATAGTCCAAAAGCTCATCAACATCCTCTTTGGCAATGGACATTCTGTTAACGCTAATATTGATTTCTTCCTAACCTCCATGCTCTTGGCCGGAGGAAGTGGCAGCATGAACACCCTATTCAAAAAGCTTAAATTACGGGACCCGAAACAACGGGAAAATCGCTTCCTTGAAGCACAAGAAGAAGACAATCTAAAAAGTGAGAACGAACGATTGAAGGAAGAGATTCGCCAACTCAAAGGTGAAACAGAAGCAACGTCAGACTTACCCGAAGGAGGTGCATAA
- a CDS encoding response regulator transcription factor: MSDVIKVLLVDDHDIVRIGVRSFLGSFDDIKVVGEAANGQEAVEMTAELSPDIILMDMLMPVMDGIQAIREIRDRKLPGRIIALTSFATDDKLFPAIKAGAMGYLLKDSTPDELLEAIRRVHRGEPSLAPDIARKVLSELSQPGEESETPTPDPLTPRELDTLKLVSKGKSNKAIAEEMFVSEATVRTHMTSILSKLHLANRVEATLYALREGIASL; encoded by the coding sequence ATGAGTGATGTGATTAAAGTTTTGCTGGTTGATGACCACGATATCGTTCGTATCGGTGTGCGCAGTTTTCTGGGTAGTTTTGATGATATCAAGGTTGTCGGCGAGGCGGCCAACGGTCAGGAAGCCGTTGAAATGACCGCTGAACTTTCTCCGGATATTATTCTTATGGATATGCTTATGCCTGTTATGGACGGTATTCAGGCTATTCGCGAGATCCGGGACCGTAAGCTTCCGGGGCGGATAATTGCCCTGACCAGCTTTGCCACAGACGATAAGCTTTTCCCCGCTATCAAGGCGGGAGCCATGGGCTATCTGCTCAAGGATTCCACTCCGGATGAATTGCTGGAAGCCATTCGACGTGTACATCGCGGCGAGCCTTCACTTGCCCCTGATATTGCTCGCAAGGTGCTATCAGAACTTTCCCAGCCGGGAGAAGAGTCTGAAACTCCTACTCCTGATCCGCTTACCCCCCGTGAGCTGGATACCCTCAAACTGGTATCCAAAGGCAAGAGCAACAAGGCTATTGCCGAGGAAATGTTTGTCAGTGAAGCAACTGTTCGCACTCACATGACCAGCATTCTTTCCAAGCTGCATCTGGCTAACCGTGTCGAAGCCACGCTGTACGCCTTGCGCGAAGGAATTGCATCACTTTAG
- a CDS encoding nitroreductase family protein: MLNFMVNEELCIKCGLCAQDCFPGIIELDEYPKITDEQRCFKCQHCLTVCPTGAISIFGIKPESCTPLKGNLADEDALAALIKGRRSVRAYKPEPLEPERIQKLLNVAWHAPTGINSRCVHITLMDDPDSVKRFRDAVYTRLEGALEKGVSEIPYVANLFKMACQQMKENNVDVIFRDAPHFIVVSAPQSAPSRAADMAIFLSYFELMAQSMKIGTLWNGILKRVIESVLPDLKEGLGIPEDHELGYAMLFGNPAVKYQRTADRGEARVKKVEW; encoded by the coding sequence ATGTTGAATTTCATGGTTAATGAAGAGCTTTGCATTAAATGCGGTCTTTGCGCACAGGATTGCTTTCCCGGGATTATTGAGCTGGATGAGTATCCTAAGATTACAGATGAACAAAGATGTTTTAAATGTCAGCACTGCCTTACGGTCTGTCCAACTGGGGCAATATCAATATTCGGTATTAAACCTGAATCCTGCACTCCTCTAAAAGGTAATCTTGCCGATGAAGATGCGCTTGCAGCCCTGATCAAAGGACGCCGTTCAGTTCGCGCATATAAGCCGGAACCGTTGGAGCCTGAAAGAATTCAGAAGCTGCTTAATGTTGCATGGCATGCTCCCACAGGTATCAACTCCCGCTGTGTGCATATCACTCTTATGGATGATCCTGATTCGGTAAAGAGATTTCGTGACGCAGTTTATACTCGTCTTGAAGGTGCCCTTGAAAAGGGTGTTTCCGAGATTCCGTACGTGGCGAATCTGTTCAAGATGGCCTGTCAGCAGATGAAGGAAAACAATGTTGATGTGATTTTCCGTGATGCTCCGCATTTTATTGTTGTCTCTGCTCCGCAGAGTGCTCCCAGCCGGGCCGCGGATATGGCGATTTTCCTCTCCTATTTTGAACTAATGGCCCAATCTATGAAAATTGGAACTCTCTGGAATGGTATACTCAAGCGTGTAATCGAGTCCGTCCTTCCGGATTTGAAAGAAGGGCTCGGTATTCCTGAAGACCACGAACTCGGCTATGCCATGCTTTTCGGTAATCCTGCTGTTAAGTATCAGCGCACTGCAGATCGCGGTGAAGCACGGGTAAAAAAGGTTGAGTGGTAG
- a CDS encoding flavin reductase family protein — protein sequence MKQSLKPNTIAMPTPVWCVGSYDKNDKPNVMTIAWGGICCSSPPMLTVSLRKATYTYGSIMERGAYTVSIPSVEHVSEADYFGMASGRDVDKFAASGLTPVRSDVVDAPYVEEFPFIFECKVVETVELGLHTQFVGEIVGIKADESVLDEKGKPVINMVNPFIFDPNSREYRGIGDILGHGFNIGKRFME from the coding sequence GTGAAACAGTCCCTTAAACCCAATACCATTGCTATGCCGACTCCGGTCTGGTGCGTAGGCAGTTATGATAAAAATGATAAGCCGAATGTGATGACCATTGCTTGGGGCGGTATCTGCTGTTCTTCCCCGCCCATGCTGACCGTTTCGCTGCGTAAAGCTACTTACACCTACGGTTCAATCATGGAGCGCGGTGCATATACTGTTTCCATTCCTTCCGTTGAGCATGTTTCCGAAGCAGACTACTTTGGAATGGCCAGCGGCAGGGATGTGGATAAATTTGCTGCTTCCGGCCTGACCCCGGTTCGCTCCGATGTAGTTGATGCTCCATACGTAGAAGAGTTCCCTTTCATTTTTGAGTGCAAGGTTGTCGAAACAGTAGAGCTCGGTCTGCATACCCAGTTCGTTGGTGAAATTGTAGGCATCAAGGCTGACGAGAGTGTTCTTGATGAGAAAGGTAAGCCTGTGATCAACATGGTTAACCCTTTCATTTTTGATCCTAACAGCCGTGAATATCGGGGTATTGGAGACATTCTTGGCCATGGATTTAACATCGGTAAAAGATTTATGGAATAA
- a CDS encoding antibiotic biosynthesis monooxygenase family protein: MFCRDNFILTARIKARPGNEAELKEVLERGARECSGQEGLFIYNLHQDKDDPSEFLLYGHFSSQASYRMHMDSEPVRKVYDTVVGLIEKGPEIKFWTILEKVGQ; the protein is encoded by the coding sequence ATGTTTTGCAGGGATAATTTTATTCTGACTGCCCGTATAAAAGCTCGGCCCGGAAATGAGGCTGAATTGAAGGAAGTTCTTGAAAGGGGCGCGCGCGAATGTTCCGGACAGGAAGGTTTGTTTATATACAATTTGCATCAGGATAAGGATGATCCTTCCGAATTTTTGCTTTATGGGCATTTTAGTTCCCAAGCATCGTATCGCATGCACATGGATAGTGAGCCTGTACGTAAAGTTTATGACACGGTTGTCGGATTGATTGAAAAAGGCCCTGAAATTAAATTCTGGACTATACTTGAGAAAGTCGGGCAATAG
- a CDS encoding M14 family metallocarboxypeptidase — protein sequence MNIIKWGPEEKKQWLEQAVFEKNYRQDVLDRIFALPDSYRVEQYGQLSYDPERYPLYALLSKDWVEGKRTALITAGVHGYEVGGIYAALKFLETTASEYADKFNLVVVPCVSPWGYETNNRWNPYTVDPNRSFCGENKAEESTLLKQFVATITGEIAVHIDLHETTDRDKTVFRPALAARDGGECVIEDIPQGFYLVADEDRPELPFQEAVVRSVEAVTPIADKDDEGNILGKPAIAHGVIYYPMRELGLSGTLTNARFHTTTEIYPDGDWMTPESSVEGQIAAIRGGMDYVIKNH from the coding sequence ATGAACATAATTAAGTGGGGGCCGGAAGAAAAGAAACAATGGCTTGAACAAGCTGTTTTTGAAAAGAATTACCGGCAGGATGTATTGGACAGAATTTTCGCGCTGCCTGATTCATATCGCGTAGAGCAATACGGCCAGCTTTCATATGATCCTGAACGTTATCCGTTATATGCACTTCTTTCCAAGGATTGGGTTGAGGGTAAGCGCACGGCCTTAATTACTGCCGGTGTTCATGGCTATGAAGTCGGCGGGATATACGCAGCCCTTAAGTTTTTGGAAACAACTGCCTCGGAGTATGCGGATAAGTTTAATCTTGTGGTTGTTCCTTGCGTAAGTCCTTGGGGATATGAGACTAATAACCGCTGGAATCCATATACTGTTGATCCCAACAGGTCCTTCTGCGGTGAGAATAAAGCGGAAGAATCCACTTTGCTGAAACAGTTTGTGGCAACGATTACCGGTGAGATTGCCGTTCACATTGACCTGCATGAAACAACCGATCGGGATAAAACTGTATTTCGTCCGGCATTGGCTGCAAGGGACGGGGGTGAATGCGTCATCGAAGATATCCCGCAGGGTTTTTACCTTGTTGCGGATGAGGATAGACCGGAACTTCCTTTTCAGGAAGCTGTTGTCCGTTCGGTGGAAGCGGTTACTCCCATTGCAGATAAGGACGATGAAGGTAATATTCTCGGTAAACCTGCCATTGCCCATGGAGTTATTTACTACCCCATGCGTGAGTTAGGATTAAGCGGAACACTTACCAATGCTCGCTTTCATACCACTACTGAAATATATCCTGACGGCGACTGGATGACTCCGGAATCCAGTGTTGAAGGGCAGATTGCTGCCATTCGTGGCGGTATGGATTATGTAATCAAGAATCATTGA
- a CDS encoding IS3 family transposase (programmed frameshift): protein MKKEETQRVKRTQRDYTMGFKLSVVALVEKGEMTYKQAQRAYGIQGRSTVLKWLRKHGSLDWSKPMVHQKRMPKSKETPAQKIKRLEKELQEEKIKTMLLNEMIDISDRELGTSIRKKPYPRAARGLQETKQISLSACCRQLGVSRQSIYQAEKRHKVREKQFQEVKKLVLSLRARMPRLGTRKLYFLLREKFVARGIKLGRDAFFALLRREHLLIKTRKNYTKTTNSKHWLKKHPNLLKEFKPQYSEEVFVSDITYVKTLNKTYYLSLITDSFSRKIVGHNLSSDLSAEGTTKALDMAIKNRKTRNKTIHHSDRGLQYASSIYQNKLKKAEMVPSMTDGYDCYQNALAERINGILKQEFLVVKCTSFDELNSLVKESIEIYNSERPHLSLKMKTPNQIHKQGCGGTPTAL from the exons ATGAAAAAGGAAGAAACTCAAAGAGTAAAGCGTACTCAGCGGGACTACACAATGGGCTTTAAATTGTCCGTTGTGGCATTAGTTGAAAAGGGTGAAATGACCTACAAGCAGGCCCAAAGGGCCTATGGAATCCAAGGTCGCAGCACTGTTTTAAAGTGGCTTCGTAAACATGGCAGCCTTGACTGGAGCAAGCCAATGGTACATCAGAAAAGAATGCCAAAATCCAAAGAGACTCCAGCACAAAAGATTAAGCGTCTTGAAAAAGAGCTTCAGGAAGAGAAGATCAAAACTATGCTTCTCAACGAAATGATTGATATTTCTGACAGAGAACTGGGTACTTCCATAAGAAAAAAAC CTTACCCCCGAGCTGCACGAGGTCTTCAGGAAACAAAGCAAATAAGTTTATCTGCTTGCTGTAGACAGCTCGGGGTGAGTCGGCAATCGATATATCAGGCTGAAAAACGCCATAAGGTACGGGAAAAACAGTTCCAAGAAGTAAAGAAACTTGTTTTGAGTCTGCGGGCCAGAATGCCTCGGCTGGGAACGCGTAAGCTTTATTTTTTATTGCGTGAGAAATTTGTAGCTCGTGGAATCAAGCTTGGGCGGGATGCTTTTTTCGCATTATTGCGCAGAGAGCATTTACTGATAAAAACAAGAAAAAATTACACAAAAACTACAAATTCAAAGCATTGGCTCAAAAAACATCCTAATTTATTGAAGGAGTTTAAGCCTCAGTATTCAGAAGAAGTCTTTGTTAGTGATATAACTTACGTAAAAACGTTAAATAAAACATACTATCTATCACTAATCACAGACTCTTTTAGCAGAAAAATTGTAGGTCACAATTTGAGTTCTGATCTTAGTGCCGAAGGGACCACTAAAGCTTTAGATATGGCTATCAAAAACCGAAAAACGCGAAACAAAACAATCCACCATTCAGATCGTGGATTGCAGTACGCATCGTCCATTTATCAAAACAAACTCAAGAAAGCCGAAATGGTCCCATCTATGACAGATGGGTATGATTGTTACCAAAATGCGTTAGCTGAACGTATAAATGGAATTTTAAAACAAGAATTTTTGGTGGTTAAATGCACTAGCTTTGATGAGTTAAATTCACTCGTAAAAGAGTCTATTGAAATATATAATTCTGAACGTCCTCATCTTAGTTTGAAAATGAAAACACCGAACCAAATACATAAACAGGGCTGTGGGGGTACCCCCACAGCCCTGTAG
- a CDS encoding DUF5675 family protein: MRKVELIRVESTDEATLGGLLVDGKSICWTLEEPWRENQQNISCIPVGRYPLKLEYSPSKRCELWTVKDVPGRSYVRIHKGNTVDDTEGCPLTGTKPGYLEGKRAVLGSREAFNDFMAAMSGSREGIIEISSFSAMNF; the protein is encoded by the coding sequence ATGCGAAAAGTGGAATTGATACGTGTGGAATCAACAGATGAAGCAACTCTTGGCGGTCTGTTGGTCGATGGGAAATCCATATGCTGGACATTAGAAGAACCTTGGCGCGAAAATCAGCAGAATATTTCGTGTATACCCGTAGGGCGGTACCCTCTTAAGCTTGAGTATTCACCTTCGAAACGATGCGAATTGTGGACTGTTAAAGATGTTCCGGGGCGGTCATATGTCCGAATTCATAAAGGCAATACAGTTGATGATACTGAAGGATGTCCGCTTACAGGGACCAAACCTGGGTATTTGGAAGGGAAACGGGCAGTTCTTGGCAGCCGGGAAGCTTTTAATGATTTTATGGCTGCAATGAGTGGAAGCAGGGAGGGAATTATTGAAATTTCTTCTTTTTCGGCGATGAATTTCTAG
- a CDS encoding transporter substrate-binding domain-containing protein yields the protein MRFYVNNILKIIILFCIASTIHNPLAYAEKEPIIITYNDYWPLFRTDKNGTRSGIFYEIVSEAMDSIDIKIRWESYPWARCQNYIKTGRADGIMTVRTVERSEYTVTHPTPFYNQHLQIFTYRDNPQKAFIDQVKNPEDIKKTGLSVITYVGNGWNKNNVQSLGIKTHEASKPDNVWPMLAYRRGDVVIEWPVAAWIEIKKMNLSRKIVQTNGTVGFIPFHLLISKKSKYVEALPKFEKAIQAMTKSGRIDSIIRKYMQKVRQAE from the coding sequence ATGCGGTTCTACGTTAACAACATACTGAAAATTATAATTCTGTTCTGTATTGCCTCAACAATTCATAATCCACTAGCGTATGCAGAAAAAGAACCAATAATCATTACATACAATGATTACTGGCCACTTTTCAGAACTGATAAAAACGGAACAAGATCAGGTATTTTTTATGAAATTGTTTCAGAAGCTATGGACAGCATTGATATTAAAATTAGATGGGAATCGTATCCTTGGGCCAGATGTCAGAACTACATAAAAACAGGAAGAGCGGATGGCATAATGACTGTCCGGACCGTTGAGCGGTCAGAATATACTGTAACCCATCCAACGCCATTCTATAATCAACACCTTCAGATATTCACCTATCGGGATAATCCCCAAAAGGCATTCATTGATCAGGTGAAAAATCCGGAAGACATAAAAAAGACGGGCCTTTCCGTCATTACCTATGTCGGTAATGGATGGAACAAAAACAATGTTCAATCCCTTGGAATCAAAACGCATGAAGCCTCAAAACCTGACAATGTATGGCCAATGCTGGCATACAGGAGAGGTGACGTTGTAATTGAGTGGCCCGTTGCGGCATGGATAGAAATAAAAAAAATGAATCTTTCACGAAAAATAGTGCAGACAAATGGCACAGTAGGCTTCATACCCTTCCATCTACTGATCAGTAAAAAAAGCAAGTATGTCGAAGCACTGCCTAAATTCGAAAAAGCTATTCAGGCAATGACAAAGAGTGGAAGAATAGACAGCATCATTAGAAAATACATGCAAAAGGTACGGCAAGCCGAATAA